The DNA sequence ttctattttttgtcccatttggtagtaaaaatagaacattcaaagaattataaaaccgtattttcacaactcccatagaccggtgTAAATTGTTTAAGAAGCGATTAGGATAATTGGTTAATATGTCCTGAAGGTGTCTCATCGccccccatcttactatatcaTTAATCTTTGCCCATTTATAGGTTCAGGAGCAGAGGAACTGGTGTCAAATAATAAATCCACCAACGGAGGATGCGCTGCCAATATGAAAAAATGTGGATGTTTGTTAGATCCAAGAAATTGCTCGTTCAACGGCAGCATTAAGACATCATGCATCCCTAACCAGGCTGTTCTAAACTCGAAAACTGATTGCGAAGACATGTCCGATGAAGGATGCCCTTCGTTAGAGTTTTATTCTCCCGTGGGTGTTACGGTAAACTCATGTACGGATAATGCAAGTTTGTCGTATCTGCTTGATCTTAATGCAACTATAGCAAAGCGTCCGAATCTAGCTTGTACCGAAGTTCAGTTTGCTTGCAAAAAGGATGAGAACTGTTGCAGTACTGAAACGTGGTGCGGGGACTCAAGGTACCACCCGTTGTTTTGCGATGATGGTAAGATGTTCTTTGCTCAACATTGGTGCGATGGAAAGAAGCACTGCGAAGACGGAAGCGACGAGGTGTATCATTTACCAGGCTTTGAATGCAAACCACGGAGAGGAATTCAGCCGAATATAGCGTCTTGTGTGTTGCCACAGAGGAACTTATACACCTCACTTCCATTTTGCGAATACAATCAAAACCTATGCGCACTGGAAGGTGGCCGGTGCTTTCAGTGTTTCGACGGAATGTATATAAATTCGGCCTCTCAAGTCTGCGACGGTGAGATAGACTGCTATGATTTGACGGACGAGTGCCTGTGTGAGAACAAAACAATTTGCAATGACGTGTTGGGAGACTCCAGAGAAAGATGCGGAGTTAATAAACTTCTGTGCTACGGTGAATGCGTGGACATGGATAAGGCTGTTATTTGCAACACTTCTTTTGCCTGCGAGGGCGATAGAAATTCAAAGTACTGCGCAGCCTACTTACCAAGCAATGAAACAGACTTCAAATGTCCTAAAGGTGTAAAAGTCAAGGCATGCGACGGAATATCGGAATGCTTAAACCGTGAAGATGAATGCGACCGTACTTGTGCGAACCAAACACACTTTTGTAGCGTTGATATAGCTTGCCACAAGAAACTGTTCTTTTTGGTGGACAACAGGTACTGCGACGGCAAACCGTCCAACATTAAAGGTTGTCCATTTGGCTTTGACGAGACAAATTGCACCAATCGCTTTTACTGCACAAATGACAGCCTTGAGAACATTAGTAAAAAGCGCGTATGTAATGGATGGATAGATTGCAGTAATGGCGAGGACGAAGCGATGAAAAGATGCAACAGCACACGTTTCTATTGCCTCAACAAAGGGGTACCTTTATCGGTCGGTATACCGCGAGTGGAGAATGGAATCAAAGAGTGTTCAGATGGAAGCGACGAATGTCCACCGAATAGCAATAGAACCAGCTTGTTTTCTAACGCATTTGAAATGATTGGTAATCCTTTCTTACTCGCCATGTTTTGGATAATGGGCATTTTCGCCATTTTTGGTAACATTGTAATGTTCATTGGTTCTGTGAAGAAATTTAAAGCGTCGACTAAACCACTGACAAGCTGTTCCTTATGGTTTGTTATTAATCTTTCGATCGCTGGTTTCTTAATGGGGATCTATTTAATAGCTATAGCTATAAAAGCGGCCGAGTTTTCCAAGTTGTACTGCTATTTCGACACAGATTGGCGAACCAGTGATACATGCGACTTTCTTGGAGCTCTAGTTCTTATTTCTTGCGAAGCTACTGCTTTTATGATGACGATAACGACAACGTTTCGACTGATTACGATTCTGAAACCGTTCAAGGCACGTTCTGTGAAGCCTGCGTGGTCGTGGGTAGCTACTATCGCCGCATGGTGTTTTGCTATTATTCTCGGAATCACGCCTACTTTTAATACAAGTTCTGGGTATTTTGTCACCGCCATATGGTTTCCAAACCACTTTTACGCCGCACAGTCGATAAGCAAATCAAATTTTGAGCAACTTGCATGTGATATTATTACGTTGAAATCAAATGGTACATGCGGTGGTTTAACTTGGGCGGAAACAAAAGAACTCGTCACCAGTTCGTTCGACTATTTAAAGATAAAAGGCGAGTTCGGTTACTTTGGAGAAACCAGCGTTTGTCTTCCTCGACTGTATGAAAAGGTTGGACACCCCGCATGGGAATATACAACGTTCCTAATAACTCTTAAcacttgtttgtttatatacatagtaGCCTGCTATGTAATCCTTTACAAGCAGAGGACAAAAAGAATGCACGTAGTGAGAAAAGATGGCGGCAAGGGAAAGAAGTCCCTGCAGCAGCGAATTTTTGTACTGGTTTTGGcacatttttgttgttggaTTCCTATATGTATTTTAGCATACATTAGCCAAGCTGGAGCGAACATCCGGAACGACGCGTACATCTTAACAGCCGGGTTTCTGCTGCCTATAAACAGCGCTTTAAATCCGTTgctatattcaaatatccttaCCAATTTcgtaaaaactatttataggAAGTTGAAGGGAAGCGACTGGTGCAGTTTTGCTGTAAGAAACAACGACGAAGAAGCCAGATAATTCGAGATCGTCgtgttattgttgttgcaaATAAAGttccatttaatttttaatttaccttcTTTAATTGGTTACTTTTCGGTTGAGCCTTGACCAAAATAATAGTCACTTTAAAAGACCAACCACGTATGTTCTACAAATTCTATGTAATAAAACACCTATTTTATAACTGCAGTCATCCACCAAGCGGGGATACATAAAATGTTACTAGACAGCTAAAGCGCGGCACCtagtattaaaatatgttcataCCTCCCAACCGTTAGGTGACGCTGCAAAGTATTTTGGGGAGGTCAATAAATTGTACCATAAAACGAGTAATTCCATTACATAAAAAGACGTTTCTACTTTTATAAttgtaagtaaacaaaaagaacatttatactacatagtgtattcatattACTTTCAATGACACATCAGTGGTTTATGCACAATTGTACAGACGGCTATAACATACCAAATAGGTTACACGCATTCATTACCGACAACGTATAAATGACGCCAACGGGTAGAAGATGTCACGCGCTATGTGCGTCAGTGCGTGGAGGTGGAATAAGCAATTATGTTTGAAAAGTTTATACTCTTTTCGTGACGTTTTAATATCGTTTCCTTCTCAATTCAGTAAAATCGTGGGTTAAATTATTATTAGCGAAacggttaaatttaaaactgtaagaAATCCGTAGCGTGATTGTGTACAATCAATTTGAAATAGCCGACAAAACCAGAAGCACCTTACCAAGAGACACAAAATGAGTTCcggtaactttttatttatatgtacTTTACGTATATGTGTGCTTATAACTACAATCTACAACTGctaactgttaaaaactgtttttttaaatttattattaaattattttatgttatacaTAGTGTGTTTGATAATGTGTTGTTATAATTATTGTAACACATAGTGTGTTTAAtaatgtgttgttttaattattaaatttatggcAAATTTTAGGGGTTGCCATTTAGTTTGCATTGTTTTTTTCCTTACCCCAGCTTTCAACGGggttaacaaattttaaaatttggggTTGATTTAATCATTTTCACCCAAATGCCTTTGGCAAAATCTATTTACTGTTTGACTGTTAACCACATAcgattttaataataataataactccttttaaaaattagaacGAAAAAAATAGACTTGTAGTCCTTTTAGTATATTATTAATTCtactttggttttgttttgctAACAGTAATTGTGTAGGTGTGGGGTGGTGGTACATTATAACGTGCTATGGTGCTAGACACAAGACATTTCAGTAAAGTTAGCTTCCTGACTTTGAATGGTTTTAAAAGGTTGTAGTTCgtggaaaataaaacaatgttagaGCTTCGGTTTAGTTACTATATTGAATAATCTTTGCctaaattaaagaaaagatagttttgtattaaatataccgatacacatatttttaataactggtaattttgttattaatttggTTCTGTGTTAGGTGCATAAAAAGCATTGGGTACTTACCATACCCATAAAATTAACactaatatgacatcatattaatgttttatgGAATTAGTTTAGCTTTGACTATTTCAATGATCTTTCCATCATGTATAGcctattatataatataggaATATCCAAGCCTTTCTCTcgcaatattttttgtgtttactttaatgttaaatatttggatTTGTAAGGTATGATGTCATTGTATAGGGCACTCTTAAGTAGCAGTCACTCAGTATTCCCAATGCCTTTCTCTTTACCCTTATGAGGTAATCCCAGACGCCTcacattgtgacatcacacaaGGTATATCACTCACTCTTAGTATGCGTTTCACTTCAGTGATTCAGAAACATTTTCAAAAGGGAAATTGGGTGGGTAGCGTAGTTACTAAGTATACATAGCAGACTCAAGCCAAAGTCACATgtttaacagttaaaaaagataaggtatttaaataggcattacaataaaaattgtattagTAAAGAgatgtagtttttaaatttattattaataagcCAACATGTGTAATTTCAGAATCgctgtttaattatttgtttgtgggtgtttttttcgttgatatttttttacttcagaATTTTGATTTGTAGtctaatatatatgtattatgaaATCATGTGTGTGTagctattttaaattatagcGTAATTAGTGTTTTGCTGTGTTATTATTACAGGTTTATAATTTGCTGTGAAATGATCCTAATTCATGTAAGAGGTTCGTGGAATCGCTTATGTTGTTTAGTGCatgctttttgttttagttttgttgtcTGTTGGTTATGCATTATGCTAGCTACAATAATTCTTCACACTAGCTTATGGGAAAAAGATGGTGGTGAATTACTAACAGGCAAATAGTTCGTTTTACCATAAGTTGTATGACTCATGTATTGTCACCTTTGTTTAATTTGCATgtcatattttatgttaacgctctctgtatattatatatataatatatacatttataattcAATACTTTTGCATGTTTTCAGTGTACATCATTTTGATTAGTTTCAATTCtgataattaattttatctgagtttaatttaaagcagCTTCATATAAAGTCACAGTCAATTTGAGGATTAAAATCAGTCATTCATTGTCATATGACATTTATAATATCAATAATACAGCAACAGCCAACCATACTATCGTTcaaattgtatatatgtacatatatataaactaataAACACCTTTGGTTTAAGTATCTAAATTCAAAATCCTTACGGATTACCTGTATTTTACAAGAAGCAAAATGACTAATATTTTccgttttttattttaaccaccAGATACAAGGATATTAAACAGCACAAGCACATTGGACCTTACCACGTCCACTATTGAAATGGTGACAAGTAACACAGAGGCGAATGCTTCAGCCAGGTAAGATTGCTTATCCATAAGGTATAAGCCTTgtataatgtcccatattataTTTCCTGCTCCATCGTTGTCATCAAAGGAAATCATGTGTTTGCTCACTGCCTGACATTATGTCATTCTTGTATGCACaggttgtaacttgtaaccaAACAGTCCTACATGTagctataattttttttagagtaCTTATCAATTGAAAAAACAACCTAAACaagtgtatatatagtagggtgggggagatcgggcactttttttttattttcttgtcccgtttgctagtaaacaaagaacattaaagaattattaaattttatttttacgacTGCAATGTACCCAtgtatcttcccccaccccacagtactacattatattatattagtcATTTTTAGCAATGAGATCATATTCTCTTAATAAgttaacatatattatttattattgtaaaattgcTATTCTCTTAAATACAAAATCACTGTAGGCTAtattagggatgtgccgagccgagcccgaactcaaaagctcgtgcccgagcgtctccttttttgacgctcggcgctcggctgaaaactgggccgagcgccgagccttatgctataatgttgcacgcgagagcgaaaattatcaaaaattaaaaaaaagttaagctactaagagataacgagactggtcagcgtagctttctctttagttgtttttcgttcgttgtgaatttgctctctcgcaagtaacgaatcgcaacgtcagcaaTTTGCCGGTATCGAATTACAGCCGGTGTCGAATTACACAAGCGCCCAATGTTTTCGtatcagattttaaataaaaagccaaaaactcttaaacttttttataatgaaatgttataaattgctgcaaccacgGTTTTGCAACCACGGTTTTGCAACCACATGGCAGCCCCCTTGaccgcagacacgcacgcaaCCAGAAAatgctaagacgcacacacacacgcgttgcattcaatataacattccttcgcttggaattggaacaatttttcattcaattgttacgtcaggTGTCCTATCGCAaggtaactattaattatgacgtttcataatataacaatcgggaggaatgtgcccactgccTAAATTGGGCAGCCaaaccaaccacgagatcaaACCATCGTGTATCAGCGTCACATTTTACACTCTGCGCCGGCGTATGAATAAAGNNNNNNNNNNNNNNNNNNNNNNNNNNNNNNNNNNNNNNNNNNNNNNNNNNNNNNNNNNNNNNNNNNNNNNNNNNNNNNNNNNNNNNNNNNNNNNNNNNNNNNNNNNNNNNNNNNNNNNNNNNNNNNNNNNNNNNNNNNNNNNNNNNNNNNNNNNNNNNNNNNNNNNNNNNNNNNNNNNNNNNNNNNNNNNNNNNNNNNNNNNNNNNNNNNNNNNNNNNNNNNNNNNNNNNNNNNNNNNNNNNNNNNNNNNNNNNNNNNNNNNNNNNNNNNNNNNNNNNNNNNNNNNNNNNNNNNNNNNNNNNNNNNNNNNNNNNNNNNNNNNNNNNNNNNNNNNNNNNNNNNNNNNNNNNNNNNNNNNNNNNNNNNNNNNNNNNNNNNNNNNNNNNNNNNNNNNNNNNNNNNNNNNNNNNNNNNNNNNNNNNNNNNNNNNNNNNNNNNNNNNNNNNNNNNNNNNNNNNNNNNNNNNNNNNNNNNNNNNNNNNNNNNNNNNNNNNNNNNNNTATAGAACCGAATGAAACACGATGGTTttcaacaatctcgtttgtgatgtaacgatcgtaaaggtttattctgacgtaaataaccGTTACCATATCCAAGATAAACATGCGTAGAAACTTGCCAGTTGCGCCACTGGctgtaacaattatatatatttttttaattaaatactttttgtatgaattttacattttgcaacagtagaaattacgaaacgagacgcgtctttaaccgcaaaccacgtgttctgtattattttgattagcgacgcttttcggctgaataggaacgcgttctcgtacgcctttctccttgatgacgtcataggtgctcgggctcgggctcgtgccgagcttttcgttgaagctcggcgctcggcgaacccgagctttttcaACTCCAGCACATCCCTAGGCTATATTACAAtgttataaactttaattatgGTGTACTAGTTAAGTAGTTtatgataaatattaaatatgccCCTCAATTTATCAAGCTACTTGGTTCAAGGATGGCATTGTATAACAACCTGTTTCCTTAGTGCTGCCATGGATACAGAAACATATGGTGGCTTCTACATTGGACTCGGTCTTGCAATTAGTTCAAGCATATTTATTGGgggaagttttattttaaaaaagaaggGGCTCTTGCGATTGGCTGACAAAGGCACCACTCGCGCAGGTAAATATTAGGCTTGTTGTACAGTTTATTCACGTTGTATTTTAGAATGAAGTTATACTAATGCAGAGGTAGCTTTTTGCCTAAGAGGGCCATGAAAGCAGGGGTGTAAGTAGGAGactgttttgctgtcatgacagccccctttccGCAAACATATACGCAGTCAGAAGGGCTAAGACGGACACACGCGTGTTACATTCAATATTACATTCCTTTGCTTGAAATTGGAACaattttaccaatatttaaatgatacatattttatttgttttctcaTCAGAGGAATCTTACACCTAACTTAATAAGTACAAACAATTCAATTGTCAGAAAATTCTTGGTGAACAAGTTATAGAGACAGAAATAACACTTGGCATTTCTTGACACCAATATTACAGATCAACTGTTTTTTTGATCATTACAAATGGATTGTTACGCTatggaaaattacagaaagagttttatttttagcatttaAGCTAAGAAATGCCAACCTAGATTTATCTGCAAGTCACAGACACAGTGATAAACACCAAAAACTGAGCCACATCTAGGAGTCATAGGTTCCCGACCTCCTGGTTAGCATGTAGGTCTCAAACCGTACACTTCCAATTACTTAATTGTGCCCAATTGCTAAATTAATTGTGCCCAATTGCTAAATTAATTAGCAGATATGCTAAATGAGGAAATGTTCTCTCAGAATgcatttttatcataaaactGCCTTTATAATGATCTGTTGCTTCAAAATAcatgataaacaaaaatcaagtccagcAAATTGTACAATATAAGAGAAACATATACATTTCACATAATTTGCATCCttcttatttaaacataatacacaAATACACAAAAACCCTGCAGCcatatgagcaccagatcagggttaaatttacagaatttcaTACAGTTGGCATGATTTTAACTTCTTGTATTACATCCTAGGCGATGGTGGACATGCCTACCTTAAAGAGTGGATGTGGTGGGCTGGCTTACTGACAAGTaagactatatatatatatatattattatacggctaccatttgtttattattgtgtatatatagtggggtgggggaagatgggacatctttagcacataatatccaaatatattatcgtgttttaaacatttaacaacggtctttgaaAGTCGGaaggatatagttttgtaattctttgaatcttctttgtttactactaaatgagactagaaaatagatttaaaaagtgtcccatcttctcccaccctactctatatataCCAAAACAAAGGGAatgcctatatatattattatagcCTACTCAGTACCTAAGTAACAGAGTTAGAGTAATTAGTAAGGGGCTTATTTATGGGGGTTCTTGGCCATTTTCTTGTAAAAAATAGGGCCTGAAATAGTCATGCTTCATTGCACTGCACACCCGGTTTATGAGTGAcgcaataaaagttttaaaaagcagTTCGATTCTTCATTTGTAAATTCCTGAATAAGCCCATGTATTAGTGTTCACCTTGAAAAATTCTTTGGTATAATCGTATGCTCTGTTTACTTTCCATGATCTCCCAACATTCCATTCAAGTCAATTCTTCTGCCCAAATATTTGCCAAGACAATAAAATCTTTAAGTTATCCTACAGCGGGTACAGACAATAAAACATAGATAGCATAAGCTTCAATCGCTAAATGTTCAAtttaacacttgttttttatgAGTATGTATAGTGCAAAAAGGCCCTATGTCTTtatctaaatattattttataattacagtGGGATTGGGTGAGGGAGCCAACTTCCTTGCTTATGCATTTGCACCAGCTTCATTAGTTACCCCCCTGGGTGCTCTCAGTGTTCTAGTCAGGTAAACAAAATTCTATTCTCTCTGTTTTTCAAATAGTATAATTGTTACTGTTGTTTAAAgagatgaataaaaattatggtATGATGTAGAAACAAGTCTTGCATTTGTTCATGAACAGAATACGCTTTGTATATTTCTGTTGTAAATTGTGCTTTTTTTGGCAAATCAACAGCAGTTATAATATGCACAAAACAGCGATTTGTTGTATgtgcataaaacaaaaaaattagtgTAGAAACATTGGGACCTCTTATGTATGTACCTGCTAGAGTGCTacgtacatatatatatatatatatatatgttatataattgtgttgttgtatatttaatgCAGCAATGTGTTCAATTATGGTATGTGCTGTATGCTGCCATATTTAATATGTCTTTGTGACTgtacaaacaaatgttttttctcACATTCCCCCATTCAAATAAACCTGAAATAACAATACAACAATACAATATACTGTTTGTATTGTTTCCTTTTTGatcaatgaaaaaaattgtataaaaaataaactttgtacAGCAAGGCATTTATCTTAAATAGTCACACGTGGATTTTTCTACCCTCTTGCATTTAAAGTTGCCAAGAAGtatttaaatttcctaaatcCTAACCCTTATGTGGTTTGGCTTGTAAATAATTAAAGCGCTGTTTGCCCTAAATTTAATCTCAATCAGTCGCTTGTGCATTTTCTTGCACAAATGGGAATCCTTATCATTATTTCATGGCTATTGATCCGATCTGATGTTGCTAAAATCAGTTACGTAATTGAAAGTTTAATCGCTTGTGGCAACAATCATTTATTTCCCCAGTTTTGCCGAaattgtaaatacaaaatgcCAAAAGTATAAACACATCAGCACATGTACTCGatttaaacctgttttaataattttctgctttgtttttttatagttgtcagccatgcaggaaaaatgaaacaattcacaaaataaaataattactcacaaagttacgtacgtggtaactcctaagcaacataaggtgtattacagagaacacctgtgttaaaatgtttataatatacagttgagttatttattcaatagctaaaattaacatacacaattcaaaaaaactgtttcattttttgaaattgtgatacctttagatcacattttttttatcaatagagagaatttttatcaatacacACTGCagatttgattttttgttggtatgtcCCTTAACATGCAATTAAttgaacattatatttattccaGCGCTGTCCTGTCTTCTTACTTCCTGGATGAGAGGTTGAACCTCCATGGGAAGTTGGGATGCATTCTCTCCATCCTGGGATCAACGGTGATCGTGATCCACGCTCCTCAGAAGGAAGAGGTCGCTGATCTTCAGGAGATGGGAGAAAAACTTCGAGAtccaagtttgtttttttaaacaatttttatttataatgtttctaGTATGTTTATGCTTGTTCTTAgaaaatgttcatttttttattaatgtttgctcttttattatttttgtaccTAATTGAttcatgatttttttatgtgtgaaaagtaaggtttttaaaactgtgatGCAAACTGAAATGCAATTGACTTTattctaaaattatttttattgcaacTGGGAAATATGAATGTTTTACTTCCTGGCTATATCTGTTAACATACTAAATGTTAACATGTCATCTGTCTATATAGGTATagcttttaaatttcaatataaCTTCTTTGTcctggcacaaagtgtatcaaacagaacacacacTGTCATTTTCCGAAAACGCGAGGATGACgcaagttagatttgtttatccgtttaattcttaaaataaCCCATTTTCTGCGTCATTAACCGAACCATAATTTCCAGTTTTCGTCACATATGCTGTTGCCGTGCTCCTTGTCTCCCTCTACCTGATATTTTACGTGGCTCCGAGGCACGGCACGTCCAACGTGATGGTCTACATAAGCATATGCTCGCTGCTTGGCTCATTCTCAGTATCCTGCGTCAAGGGTGTTGGTATGGTATTCAAGGGGTTCGCAGCAGGGGACAATGTATGGATCAAGCCTCTCACATACGTTCTTATCATTGGTTTAGTTCTATCCGTGTCAACTCAGGTATGGAAAGACTTTTGAGTTCacagatttttttaccttttagtCTTATGCCAATTTTAGGCCTCATTTAATGTTAATGTTAGCATAGTCTTTCTGCTACttataaaatgatttatttcttaatacataaatttttggatgtacagtagggtgggggaagacaagACATTttaagtacataatatccgaatatgctaatcatgtttttaacaattaacaacgatataTGGGAATCCTggggatattttttattatttctttgttaactaccaaataggacaagggaatagaataaaaatgtgtcccatccttcccgtactatatgcatatatttttttaatgtagcAAAACAACcatgtaaaaaattacaatatatattatagacgCATTTTACTGTTAAATTGGCTAATGCATTTTACCTAACATAGGCTTTTGATTACAGGTTAACTACCTAAACAAAGCATTAGACGTTTTCAACACATCAATGGTAACTCCAGTCTATTATGTCCTGTTCACCACAACAGTTTTGACTTGTTCAGCTATTCTGTTTAAAGAATGGAACGATATGGATGCTAGATCAGTTATTGGGATGCTAGCAGGTTGGTTGTGTTATTTAGATGGAAATAGGTTGTAATGTTAACATATCTCAGattatattattgtagttTGAAAACAGTATTACATGTTTTCTATTATGTGCGTATTATTTATGTCAGTCAGGGTATGTGTTTCACGAgcatgttaatttttttttgcggaGACCTGGTGAGACCATGTAGCAATCAAAtggttaaatgttttttattttatgtgttaaaaatgcttttttattcaaaacttgCAATTTTTTAGGTTTCGGAACGATTGTCACCGGTATTTTCTTTCTTCACGCTTTCAAGGACATTAACTTCTCACTAAATGACTTACCGAAGTTTTCCAAGAATGGTGCTTCGGATCAGTCGGTCCACTATACCACTATGATGAGGAATCATACGGATGAGAGAAGAGAACTCTTGGATGAGGTGGACCTCACTATGTACTCAGAGGATGATGAAGAAAACTCTGCCGTGCTCTTTAACAAAAAACCCAAGGACACTCTTCAAAATGGCCGCATCCAAAGATAAATTATCTTTCCCAACCAAATGTTCCATATACCAAGTTTTGCAGCACATTGTCCTGTGCCAAGACCCTTCTTCGGTTTTAGGGTTTTATCAATTACGGCGTCTCTCGTgtgcttttttcttttttatcccGTTGCCCTTCTCTCCTTTTGAACAATCTTGCAAATTGTTTGGTGCTCTGGTTCCAGCgaatttgcctttttctcagTAGCTGacttatattaatttatccGATCGTGCAGTTCGTTTCCCAACTACTATATCATAATCATTACATAAGTATACCCGTTTAAATAGctcaaaaatcaaattttccCCAGGCATACATCAAACTCTTTCACCTAATTCCCTTAGAAGTCGTAGCTTATCTATGCAATGCAATTACGGTACCCTAAAAGTCTAAAATGGAGTCGTTTATATTCTCCACCGCACGTGGTAAATATCTCCcgatttacaatttttatcaCTCNNNNNNNNNNNNNNNNNNNNNNNNNNNNNNNNNNNNNNNNNNNNNNNNNNNNNNNNNNNNNNNNNNNNNNNNNNNNNNNNNNNNNNNNNNNNNNNNNNNNNNNNNNNNNNNNNNNNNNNNNNNNNaatgtttttattttatgtgttaaaatgcttttttattcaaaacttgCAATTTTTTAGTNTTCGGAACGATTGTCACCGGT is a window from the Ciona intestinalis chromosome 10, KH, whole genome shotgun sequence genome containing:
- the LOC113474639 gene encoding low-density lipoprotein receptor-related protein 1B-like — translated: MKKCGCLLDPRNCSFNGSIKTSCIPNQAVLNSKTDCEDMSDEGCPSLEFYSPVGVTVNSCTDNASLSYLLDLNATIAKRPNLACTEVQFACKKDENCCSTETWCGDSRYHPLFCDDGKMFFAQHWCDGKKHCEDGSDEVYHLPGFECKPRRGIQPNIASCVLPQRNLYTSLPFCEYNQNLCALEGGRCFQCFDGMYINSASQVCDGEIDCYDLTDECLCENKTICNDVLGDSRERCGVNKLLCYGECVDMDKAVICNTSFACEGDRNSKYCAAYLPSNETDFKCPKGVKVKACDGISECLNREDECDRTCANQTHFCSVDIACHKKLFFLVDNRYCDGKPSNIKGCPFGFDETNCTNRFYCTNDSLENISKKRVCNGWIDCSNGEDEAMKRCNSTRFYCLNKGVPLSVGIPRVENGIKECSDGSDECPPNSNRTSLFSNAFEMIGNPFLLAMFWIMGIFAIFGNIVMFIGSVKKFKASTKPLTSCSLWFVINLSIAGFLMGIYLIAIAIKAAEFSKLYCYFDTDWRTSDTCDFLGALVLISCEATAFMMTITTTFRLITILKPFKARSVKPAWSWVATIAAWCFAIILGITPTFNTSSGYFVTAIWFPNHFYAAQSISKSNFEQLACDIITLKSNGTCGGLTWAETKELVTSSFDYLKIKGEFGYFGETSVCLPRLYEKEVEGKRLVQFCCKKQRRRSQIIRDRRVIVVANKVPFNF
- the LOC100186071 gene encoding magnesium transporter NIPA2 isoform X2, encoding MSSDTRILNSTSTLDLTTSTIEMVTSNTEANASASAAMDTETYGGFYIGLGLAISSSIFIGGSFILKKKGLLRLADKGTTRAGDGGHAYLKEWMWWAGLLTMGLGEGANFLAYAFAPASLVTPLGALSVLVSAVLSSYFLDERLNLHGKLGCILSILGSTVIVIHAPQKEEVADLQEMGEKLRDPIFVTYAVAVLLVSLYLIFYVAPRHGTSNVMVYISICSLLGSFSVSCVKGVGMVFKGFAAGDNVWIKPLTYVLIIGLVLSVSTQVNYLNKALDVFNTSMVTPVYYVLFTTTVLTCSAILFKEWNDMDARSVIGMLAGFGTIVTGIFFLHAFKDINFSLNDLPKFSKNGASDQSVHYTTMMRNHTDERRELLDEVDLTMYSEDDEENSAVLFNKKPKDTLQNGRIQR
- the LOC100186071 gene encoding magnesium transporter NIPA2 isoform X1, which codes for MILIHVRDTRILNSTSTLDLTTSTIEMVTSNTEANASASAAMDTETYGGFYIGLGLAISSSIFIGGSFILKKKGLLRLADKGTTRAGDGGHAYLKEWMWWAGLLTMGLGEGANFLAYAFAPASLVTPLGALSVLVSAVLSSYFLDERLNLHGKLGCILSILGSTVIVIHAPQKEEVADLQEMGEKLRDPIFVTYAVAVLLVSLYLIFYVAPRHGTSNVMVYISICSLLGSFSVSCVKGVGMVFKGFAAGDNVWIKPLTYVLIIGLVLSVSTQVNYLNKALDVFNTSMVTPVYYVLFTTTVLTCSAILFKEWNDMDARSVIGMLAGFGTIVTGIFFLHAFKDINFSLNDLPKFSKNGASDQSVHYTTMMRNHTDERRELLDEVDLTMYSEDDEENSAVLFNKKPKDTLQNGRIQR
- the LOC100186071 gene encoding magnesium transporter NIPA2 isoform X3, with the protein product MVTSNTEANASASAAMDTETYGGFYIGLGLAISSSIFIGGSFILKKKGLLRLADKGTTRAGDGGHAYLKEWMWWAGLLTMGLGEGANFLAYAFAPASLVTPLGALSVLVSAVLSSYFLDERLNLHGKLGCILSILGSTVIVIHAPQKEEVADLQEMGEKLRDPIFVTYAVAVLLVSLYLIFYVAPRHGTSNVMVYISICSLLGSFSVSCVKGVGMVFKGFAAGDNVWIKPLTYVLIIGLVLSVSTQVNYLNKALDVFNTSMVTPVYYVLFTTTVLTCSAILFKEWNDMDARSVIGMLAGFGTIVTGIFFLHAFKDINFSLNDLPKFSKNGASDQSVHYTTMMRNHTDERRELLDEVDLTMYSEDDEENSAVLFNKKPKDTLQNGRIQR